In the genome of Quercus robur chromosome 3, dhQueRobu3.1, whole genome shotgun sequence, one region contains:
- the LOC126718927 gene encoding uncharacterized protein LOC126718927 isoform X1, which translates to MGSCTSKSNSMVKTPKKYLRRYRKGHSKVSTSIPDAPLNGIVDAGNCVGDFAVGKFVHFNFENGAATTHRISEVSNKAFHLTQLPWNQSQIGANGICQEEAWFDSVSVLESDSDEEYSSFHGDSFHSVGNATQLLQYETASCFVDSGHKYEEFYESYLKLDGGAHNPGEKTQENNLKSCQTLSSSPSLQRKQSAVIMYSFKTKSLDRIEKTEYCASEKFLYRPKAGLQIPCSPGERPTSGCWSAVSPSNFKLRGENYFRDKQKFPAPDCSPYVPFGADLFVCTQKINHIAQHLELPSVKAHEKVPALLIVNIQLPTYPATMFLGEYDGEGMSLVIYFKVSDHFDEEISPHFQESIKRLVDDEMEKVKGFAKESMIPFRERLKILASVVNPEDLELSSTERKLLHAYNDKPVLSRPQHNFFKGPNYFEIDLDIHSFSYISRKGFESFQDRLKYGILDLGLTIQAQKPEELPEQVLCCVRLNKIDFVNSGQIPKISCDFER; encoded by the exons ATGGGTAGCTGTACCTCAAAGTCAAATAGTATGGTTAAGACTCCGAAGAAGTACCTTCGTAGATACAGAAAAGGCCACAGCAAGGTTTCCACTTCCATTCCTGATGCACCTTTGAACGGGATTGTTGATGCTGGAAATTGTGTAGGGGACTTTGCTGTTGGCAAGTTTGTTCATTTCAATTTCGAGAATGGTGCTGCAACCACCCATAGGATATCTGAAGTTTCTAATAAGGCATTTCATCTGACCCAGCTCCCATGGAACCAAAGTCAAATTGGTGCAAATG GAATATGCCAAGAAGAAGCATGGTTTGACTCAGTTAGTGTTCTAGAATCTGATTCAGATGAGGAATACAGTAGTTTCCATGGAG ATTCTTTTCATTCAGTAGGTAATGCAACTCAATTGCTCCAGTATGAAACTGCATCTTGCTTTGTAGATAGTGGGCATAAGTATGAGGAATTTTATGAAAGCTACCTGAAATTAGATGGAGGTGCACATAACCCTGGAGAGAAAACACAAGAAAACAATTTGAAGTCTTGCCAAACTTTGTCAAGTTCCCCTTCACTACAAAGAAAGCAATCTGCAGTTATCATGTATTCTTTTAAGACAAAGTCGTTAGATAGAATTGAAAAGACAGAATATT GTGCATCTGAGAAATTTCTATATCGTCCCAAAGCTGGACTGCAGATTCCATGTTCACCAGGAGAGAGGCCAACTTCAGGATGCTGGTCTGCGGTGTCACCTTCAAATTTTAAGCTCCGTGGCGAAAATTATTTCAG AGATAAACAGAAATTCCCTGCTCCAGACTGCAGCCCATATGTACCATTTGGAGCTGATTTATTTGTCTGCACTCAAAAGATTAATCACATTGCTCAACACCTTGAACTTCCTTCTGTGAAAGCACACGAGAAAGTGCCTGCATTGCTAATTGTTAATATACAg CTTCCTACTTATCCTGCTACCATGTTCCTTGGTGAGTATGATGGGGAAGGCATGAGCCTTGTGATATATTTCAAAGTATCCGATCATTTTGATGAAGAGATCTCTCCTCATTTTCAGGAAAGCATCAAG AGACTTGTTGACGATGAGATGGAAAAGGTTAAAGGGTTTGCAAAAGAGTCCATGATTCCTTTTAGGGAAAGACTAAAAATTTTGGCCAGTGTGGTTAATCCTGAGGACCTCGAATTGAGTTCTACTGAAAGGAAGCTTTTACATGCTTATAATGATAAGCCAGTGCTTTCACGCCCTCAACACAATTTCTTCAAG GGGCCTAATTACTTTGAAATTGACCTTGATATACATAGCTTCAGCTACATATCTAGGAAAGGATTCGAATCATTTCAAGACCGTTTGAAGTACGGGATACTTGATTTGGGCTTAACCATCCAG GCACAGAAACCAGAAGAACTGCCAGAGCAAGTTCTCTGTTGTGTGCGCTTGAACAAAATTGATTTTGTAAATAGTGgtcaaataccaaaaataagttGTGACTTTGAAAGATGA
- the LOC126718929 gene encoding probable WRKY transcription factor 3 isoform X4 produces the protein MTHQQALAQVTAQAAQAHTHVHIQADYSSSVSAAPATSLTQLPAFTTTTTAHQQVPPSIPDSGVVNQSSDFSHFDQRSQPSAFAVDKPADDGYNWRKYGQKQVKGSEFPRSYYKCTFSGCPVKKKVERSLDGQVTEIIYKGQHNHQPPQKRAKDTGNSNQGNPDFASQVQSGNLNKLKEGTGLYLMSKKDQESSQATPEHLSGTSDSEEVGDAETGVDEKDEDEPEAKRQSTEVRVSEPASSHRTVTEPRIIVQTTSEVDLLDDGYRWRKYGQKVVKGNPYPRSYYKCTTVGCNVRKHVERASSDPKAVITTYEGKHNHDIPAAKTSSHNTANSIASQSKPDKVLPEKHSLINNMGLGNNEQQPIARLRLKEEQIT, from the exons CAGGCTGCCCAAGCTCATACCCATGTGCATATTCAAGCTGATTATTCATCTTCAGTATCAGCAGCACCTGCTACATCATTAACACAGCTTCCAGCCTTTACTACCACTACAACTGCACATCAGCAGGTGCCACCCTCGATACCAGACTCTGGTGTTGTGAATCAATCATCTGATTTCTCTCATTTTGATCAGAGATCCCAACCTTCTGCATTTGCTGTTGATAAGCCTGCTGACGATGGCTACAACTGGCGGAAATATGGGCAGAAGCAAGTGAAAGGTAGTGAATTTCCTCGAAGCTATTACAAATGCACATTTTCAGGTTGTCCCGTCAAGAAAAAGGTTGAGCGCTCTCTTGATGGCCAAGTAACTGAAATAATTTACAAGGGGCAGCACAACCATCAACCACCTCAAAAGCGTGCAAAAGATACTGGAAATTCTAATCAGGGAAATCCAGACTTTGCTAGCCAAGTTCAAAGTGGGAATTTGAACAAATTGAAAGAAGGGACAGGTCTTTATTTAATGTCAAAGAAGGATCAGGAATCGAGCCAAGCTACACCTGAACACTTATCTGGTACAAGTGACAGCGAGGAAGTGGGTGATGCTGAAACTGGAGTAgatgaaaaagatgaagatgaaCCTGAAGCAAAGAGACA GAGTACAGAGGTCAGGGTTTCAGAGCCAGCTTCTTCACATAGGACTGTCACAGAGCCTAGGATCATTGTGCAGACAACTAGTGAAGTGGATCTTTTAGATGATGGGTATAGGTGGCGCAAATATGGACAGAAAGTTGTCAAAGGAAATCCTTATCCAAG AAGCTATTATAAATGCACAACCGTAGGATGCAACGTCCGCAAACACGTTGAGAGGGCTTCATCAGATCCTAAAGCTGTCATTACAACATATGAGGGCAAACATAATCATGACATACCAGCTGCTAAAACTAGCAGCCACAACACAGCCAACAGCATTGCATCACAGTCAAAACCAGACAAAGTTCTGCCTGAGAAGCATTCCTTAATTAACAATATGGGTCTTGGGAACAATGAACAACAGCCTATAGCACGTTTACGATTGAAAGAAGAACAGATAACTTAG
- the LOC126718927 gene encoding protein ENHANCED DISEASE RESISTANCE 2-like isoform X2 — protein sequence MGSCTSKSNSMVKTPKKYLRRYRKGHSKVSTSIPDAPLNGIVDAGNCVGDFAVGKFVHFNFENGAATTHRISEVSNKAFHLTQLPWNQSQIGANGICQEEAWFDSVSVLESDSDEEYSSFHGDSFHSVGASEKFLYRPKAGLQIPCSPGERPTSGCWSAVSPSNFKLRGENYFRDKQKFPAPDCSPYVPFGADLFVCTQKINHIAQHLELPSVKAHEKVPALLIVNIQLPTYPATMFLGEYDGEGMSLVIYFKVSDHFDEEISPHFQESIKRLVDDEMEKVKGFAKESMIPFRERLKILASVVNPEDLELSSTERKLLHAYNDKPVLSRPQHNFFKGPNYFEIDLDIHSFSYISRKGFESFQDRLKYGILDLGLTIQAQKPEELPEQVLCCVRLNKIDFVNSGQIPKISCDFER from the exons ATGGGTAGCTGTACCTCAAAGTCAAATAGTATGGTTAAGACTCCGAAGAAGTACCTTCGTAGATACAGAAAAGGCCACAGCAAGGTTTCCACTTCCATTCCTGATGCACCTTTGAACGGGATTGTTGATGCTGGAAATTGTGTAGGGGACTTTGCTGTTGGCAAGTTTGTTCATTTCAATTTCGAGAATGGTGCTGCAACCACCCATAGGATATCTGAAGTTTCTAATAAGGCATTTCATCTGACCCAGCTCCCATGGAACCAAAGTCAAATTGGTGCAAATG GAATATGCCAAGAAGAAGCATGGTTTGACTCAGTTAGTGTTCTAGAATCTGATTCAGATGAGGAATACAGTAGTTTCCATGGAG ATTCTTTTCATTCAGTAG GTGCATCTGAGAAATTTCTATATCGTCCCAAAGCTGGACTGCAGATTCCATGTTCACCAGGAGAGAGGCCAACTTCAGGATGCTGGTCTGCGGTGTCACCTTCAAATTTTAAGCTCCGTGGCGAAAATTATTTCAG AGATAAACAGAAATTCCCTGCTCCAGACTGCAGCCCATATGTACCATTTGGAGCTGATTTATTTGTCTGCACTCAAAAGATTAATCACATTGCTCAACACCTTGAACTTCCTTCTGTGAAAGCACACGAGAAAGTGCCTGCATTGCTAATTGTTAATATACAg CTTCCTACTTATCCTGCTACCATGTTCCTTGGTGAGTATGATGGGGAAGGCATGAGCCTTGTGATATATTTCAAAGTATCCGATCATTTTGATGAAGAGATCTCTCCTCATTTTCAGGAAAGCATCAAG AGACTTGTTGACGATGAGATGGAAAAGGTTAAAGGGTTTGCAAAAGAGTCCATGATTCCTTTTAGGGAAAGACTAAAAATTTTGGCCAGTGTGGTTAATCCTGAGGACCTCGAATTGAGTTCTACTGAAAGGAAGCTTTTACATGCTTATAATGATAAGCCAGTGCTTTCACGCCCTCAACACAATTTCTTCAAG GGGCCTAATTACTTTGAAATTGACCTTGATATACATAGCTTCAGCTACATATCTAGGAAAGGATTCGAATCATTTCAAGACCGTTTGAAGTACGGGATACTTGATTTGGGCTTAACCATCCAG GCACAGAAACCAGAAGAACTGCCAGAGCAAGTTCTCTGTTGTGTGCGCTTGAACAAAATTGATTTTGTAAATAGTGgtcaaataccaaaaataagttGTGACTTTGAAAGATGA
- the LOC126718927 gene encoding uncharacterized protein LOC126718927 isoform X3 — translation MGSCTSKSNSMVKTPKKYLRRYRKGHSKVSTSIPDAPLNGIVDAGNCVGDFAVGKFVHFNFENGAATTHRISEVSNKAFHLTQLPWNQSQIGANGICQEEAWFDSVSVLESDSDEEYSSFHGGASEKFLYRPKAGLQIPCSPGERPTSGCWSAVSPSNFKLRGENYFRDKQKFPAPDCSPYVPFGADLFVCTQKINHIAQHLELPSVKAHEKVPALLIVNIQLPTYPATMFLGEYDGEGMSLVIYFKVSDHFDEEISPHFQESIKRLVDDEMEKVKGFAKESMIPFRERLKILASVVNPEDLELSSTERKLLHAYNDKPVLSRPQHNFFKGPNYFEIDLDIHSFSYISRKGFESFQDRLKYGILDLGLTIQAQKPEELPEQVLCCVRLNKIDFVNSGQIPKISCDFER, via the exons ATGGGTAGCTGTACCTCAAAGTCAAATAGTATGGTTAAGACTCCGAAGAAGTACCTTCGTAGATACAGAAAAGGCCACAGCAAGGTTTCCACTTCCATTCCTGATGCACCTTTGAACGGGATTGTTGATGCTGGAAATTGTGTAGGGGACTTTGCTGTTGGCAAGTTTGTTCATTTCAATTTCGAGAATGGTGCTGCAACCACCCATAGGATATCTGAAGTTTCTAATAAGGCATTTCATCTGACCCAGCTCCCATGGAACCAAAGTCAAATTGGTGCAAATG GAATATGCCAAGAAGAAGCATGGTTTGACTCAGTTAGTGTTCTAGAATCTGATTCAGATGAGGAATACAGTAGTTTCCATGGAG GTGCATCTGAGAAATTTCTATATCGTCCCAAAGCTGGACTGCAGATTCCATGTTCACCAGGAGAGAGGCCAACTTCAGGATGCTGGTCTGCGGTGTCACCTTCAAATTTTAAGCTCCGTGGCGAAAATTATTTCAG AGATAAACAGAAATTCCCTGCTCCAGACTGCAGCCCATATGTACCATTTGGAGCTGATTTATTTGTCTGCACTCAAAAGATTAATCACATTGCTCAACACCTTGAACTTCCTTCTGTGAAAGCACACGAGAAAGTGCCTGCATTGCTAATTGTTAATATACAg CTTCCTACTTATCCTGCTACCATGTTCCTTGGTGAGTATGATGGGGAAGGCATGAGCCTTGTGATATATTTCAAAGTATCCGATCATTTTGATGAAGAGATCTCTCCTCATTTTCAGGAAAGCATCAAG AGACTTGTTGACGATGAGATGGAAAAGGTTAAAGGGTTTGCAAAAGAGTCCATGATTCCTTTTAGGGAAAGACTAAAAATTTTGGCCAGTGTGGTTAATCCTGAGGACCTCGAATTGAGTTCTACTGAAAGGAAGCTTTTACATGCTTATAATGATAAGCCAGTGCTTTCACGCCCTCAACACAATTTCTTCAAG GGGCCTAATTACTTTGAAATTGACCTTGATATACATAGCTTCAGCTACATATCTAGGAAAGGATTCGAATCATTTCAAGACCGTTTGAAGTACGGGATACTTGATTTGGGCTTAACCATCCAG GCACAGAAACCAGAAGAACTGCCAGAGCAAGTTCTCTGTTGTGTGCGCTTGAACAAAATTGATTTTGTAAATAGTGgtcaaataccaaaaataagttGTGACTTTGAAAGATGA